AAGCGTTGATCAGGACGGAATCTTCGTGACTTGTTCCCCGTAGTTCTTAATTATCCCGGCCTTAATTCCGGCGGAGGCGGGCGACAAAATAACCCGCGAGAAAGCCGGCTAACATGATCAAAGGCAATAAAATAACCTGCGACATGCTCAATTCCCAGAAGAAGAACCGCAAAGAAATGACCTTCGTATTCTGCAGAAGAATAATCAATACCAGCCCCGCCATAACAAACACGGCAATAGTTTTAGCTTTCATTCATATCCTCCCTGATCGCTACATTCGTAAATTTTAACAAGTATAGCCCAAAAGTAAAGGTCCGGGGTGTCGGCAGTTGTTATAGCAGATCAGGGGTGTTGGCTAACGGCCTGGGGCAAGCTAAGCTGATATATTTGAATTCTATATCCGAGCGCAAAAGTCTTTCATACACTCTGTACTGATATTTTATTGTACTTTTATGAAAAACAAATATATTTAAAGCTTCCCATAAAAAGACCCAGCCGCCGATGAACAAACCCTGAAGCAATAGATTTATAAAAACATTACTGGTTGAAGAAGTTTCCAGTGATAACGCCAGTATAAGAAAAACAACTGAAACCAGAGCATATATTCCTGTGTTTTTGTTCATGACTTGGATGGTTTTTTTAATAATTTCGGTTTTTGACTGAAAGTAGGTTTTGATACCTTCCTTTATTATGCCTTCTTTCTGAATATCATACTGATCCTCAGGCAGGCATAAAAATAGTTCGATCTTATATTTCAGAGGGATATCGGAAGAACATCCTTTCAGATAGTCCTCGAAAGCGGGGTCGATGTCCCTTTTTTTAAAAGGCGCCGGGTCCCATTCATTAAAAACATCCGTGTACTTATCTAAAGATATCTCGATTTGATAAGCGCCGGTCCTGCTGTCGCTGCTGTAATATTTTTTAAAATATTCGATCAGCATTGGGAATGATACTCCTCTTCAATAATGTTGTACATTATCGGCAAAAAGGATCTCATAGCTCTTTGCTTTTGTTCTTTCGCTTTGATCTCATAATCCTTGCTATAAACTCCAAGTCCTGAGCATCAGTAGATTTCTTACGATCCTTAAAGGCGATCTCTTTCATCTTTTTGAGGTTCTTTAACGACGCTACCTTTATAATCGTTGTTTTATCAAGCATTTTATCCTCGGCGGTCGCCAGCAGCTCTGATGTTTTTAACGGAAAATCTAAAAGGATATCTATCTTCATTTCTAAGTCCGGATTCCAAAAAAATATAGTTTTCGGCTTATCAATCATTATCCTTGACGCAGCAGCATTCGGCGCATCGATCCAGCCTATCGGATTTCCTTCATCATCTAATTTATTCACATAATAAAAATCAGCTTTGCGCATAGCATTAGTTAATAGCTTGGCCGCTGCCAAGTCTTTAATTGAGGGAATGACAATATCGGTATCAAAAGTCAGCCGGGGCGATCCGAAAAGCGCCAATGCTTTTCCCCCTATGAGAACCGGCACATAATCTATTTCGCCAAGGTTACGTATGACCTGTTTTAACTTTTGTATCTCTGCTATGGGCCTCATTGTTTTGGAATTGCCTTATTGATCTTTTGAAGATGCCGGATAGCCCTTGCCCGTTTATAGCTGAGGGTAAGTAACTGGACAGGAGTTTTGCCCTGGGGCGTTTTTACGATGTTTGCTTTCACTTTGGCTTTCTTCATAATTCCTTGCTACCGTTTTTTTCCTTTTCCATCGTTTCCAAAATGCGCTAAATCCTGCTGATCGAGCTTTACTTCCATTTCAATTGTACTTGAGGAACAGTTTTTTTTCAAGGCTGCCGGTTTTAAGATTTTTCAGTTCGGTAGCGGCGAGGCGGGCTTAACGGCGATAATGACGCTTGGGAGCGGAGGATTTCCTGTCGCCGGAGGGCTTCCTGTCGCCGGAGGATTTTCTGTCGCCGGAGGATTTTCTGTCGCCGGAGGGCTTTCTGTCGCCTGAAGGCCTGGGGCTTCCGAAGCGGCGGGGAGAACGGCCGGGGCTTCTTGGCGGCGCCGTGTGTTTGGGTTTGGGGGCGTTATAATCCAGATCGTCCATTGTTTTACGCGGGATCCTCTTCCCCATTATCTTTTCCAGTTTCCGTATCAGGTCCTCGTCGTCGGCCGTGATGAAGGTGAAGGCGTCGCCCGAGCGTTCCGCCCTGCCCGTGCGCCCTATGCGGTGAATATAATCATCGGCGGTGCCGGGCATATCAAAATTAATCACATGGGAGATGTTCTCCACATCCAGCCCTCTGGCCGCGATATCAGTGGCGACCATTATATGATATGTCCCGTCCTTAAAGCCTTTGAGCGCCGCCTGCCTCTGTCCCTGAGTCCTGTTGCTGTGGAGGCTGGTGACGGTATACTTATTACTTTCTATCTTCCTGGCCAGGCTTTTAGCGCGGTATTTCGTGCGCGTGAATATGAGGACGGAATTCGTGTCCGTGTGCTCCAGCACTTTCAATAACAAGGCCCCTTTCAGATGCTGGGGCACGGGATATAAGGCGTGAGAGACGGTGTGAGCCGGGCCGCTGAGGCCCAGGGCTATGCGCTTGGGATTGTGAAGGACATTTTTCGCGAGGGCTTCTATTTCCGGGGCGAATGTCGCCGAGAAGAGCATCGTCTGCCTCTTCACCGGCAGATATGTGATTATGCGTTTTATATCGGGGAGAAAGCCCATG
The sequence above is a segment of the Candidatus Omnitrophota bacterium genome. Coding sequences within it:
- a CDS encoding LapA family protein, coding for MKAKTIAVFVMAGLVLIILLQNTKVISLRFFFWELSMSQVILLPLIMLAGFLAGYFVARLRRN
- a CDS encoding DEAD/DEAH box helicase, with the translated sequence MKFKDFDLDPRLNEGIKRSGYDEPTPVQEKVIIPAMEGRDIIGSAQTGTGKTAAFVLPILHRLLKEQRSYVSVLIVTPTRELAEQINENIDILKSGTGIRSATIYGGVGANPQIRALREGVDIIVACPGRLLDLINQGYVKLDKVETLVLDEADRMLDMGFLPDIKRIITYLPVKRQTMLFSATFAPEIEALAKNVLHNPKRIALGLSGPAHTVSHALYPVPQHLKGALLLKVLEHTDTNSVLIFTRTKYRAKSLARKIESNKYTVTSLHSNRTQGQRQAALKGFKDGTYHIMVATDIAARGLDVENISHVINFDMPGTADDYIHRIGRTGRAERSGDAFTFITADDEDLIRKLEKIMGKRIPRKTMDDLDYNAPKPKHTAPPRSPGRSPRRFGSPRPSGDRKPSGDRKSSGDRKSSGDRKPSGDRKSSAPKRHYRR